The Cygnus olor isolate bCygOlo1 chromosome 19, bCygOlo1.pri.v2, whole genome shotgun sequence DNA window CCAAAGGAGACCTTGATGCCCTGTGTGAAGCAAACAGGCTCAACCTCACCTTGGTGCTCTCTctgaataatataaaatacatcCAGCCGGGGTCCTTTGCAAAGATTCATCTTGGTGAACTGGTTCTGAGATCCTCTTTTGAGAACTTCCATGACATGCACACTTCTCTTCATGGCCTGGCAGGGCTACAGGTCAACAGACTAATAGTTGGAGAATTCAGGGACAGTCAGAAACTGGAAGATTTTCAGAATGGACTCTTGAGTGGACTCTGCCAGGTACAGATGCAGGAGTTTGTCTTAATCTGTTTCAGGAATTTTGAGAATAACACGGACACCCTTTTTAACTGTATAGGCAACGTCTCCAGTATTCGGCTGGTGAACGTCAATCTCGAAGAGGTGTCAGAGGTTCCTATGTTTCCTCAAGTGAAACATCTGGAATGCAAGAAATGCAAGTTCAAGGAAGTGCCTGCTGTGAAGCTGTCCCTCTTTAAGGAGCTGAGAGTGCTTCGTATTACCCAGAGCAAACACCTTAATAGCTTCCGGCAGAAATTTAAGAATCTAACTTACCTGGAGGTCATAGATTTGAGTGAGAATCGGCTCTCCTTCACTTCATGCTGTTCTCCTCAGTTTCCTGGGTCTGCAAACTTGAGACACTTGAACCTAAGCTTCAATTCTGACATCAGTTTGACTGGAGATTTTACCAATGTGAAGAATCTCTTATACTTGGACCTTCAGCACACAAAGTTAGACAACCATGGCACCTACCCTGTCTTTCTATCCCTTCAGAAACTCATTTACCTTGATATTTCCTATACCAAAACTCATGTTAAATCCGATCATGTATTTCATGGCCTGAACTCTCTGCAAGTGCTCAAGATGGCAGGCAACTCCTTTGAGAACAATAAATTGTCCAATAACTTCAAAAACTTGAGCCACCTCCACACCTTGGATATTTCAAATTGCAAATTAGTACAGGTGGATCAAAGCACATTTAATGCTCTCTCTGAACTAAAAGAGCTGAACATCAGCAACAATAAGCTCCTGACCTTCGATCCCGTAGTCTACAAGCCACTCCAAGCTCTCACAGCCCTGGATTTCAGCCACAACCAGCTGAGTGTCCTGTTGGACTCAGGCCTGGAAATCCTGCCTGCTAGTCTGGTCTACCTAGATCTCTCTCACAACTTGTTTGAATGCTCTTGCAGTTACCTGAACTTTATGAAATGGATCAAAGAAAAGGAGGACCTGCTGCAAAACAAGCATTTAATGGTATGCCACACACCTGCATACATGAAGAACTTGAGCCTGTCAAGCTTCTACATGTCCTCCTGCCGTCCCAGCCCAAGCACAGTGGCATGCTCAGTGGTCATATTGCTTGCTGCAGTGGTGTTCATATTCCTGATTTACAAGTACTACTTCCAGCTCTACTACTTCTTGGTGCTGCTCAGTGGGTGTAAACACTCTGCAGAAAGGGGAACCACCTATGATGCCTTTGTTATCCACTCCAGCAAAGACCAAGAATGGGTGATAAAAGAGCTGGTTGAACCCTTAGAAGGAGGAAAACCTCCCTTCCAACTCTGTCTTTACTACAGGGATTTCCTACCAGGGGTACCCATTGTCACCAACATCATCCAAGAAGGTTTTCTAAGTAGCAGAAATGTCATTGCAGTCATCTCCACCGACTTTCTGGAGAGCAAGTGGTGTAGCTTTGAGTTTGACATTGCCCAGTCCTGGCAGCTGGTTGAAGACAAGGCTGGAATCATCATGATTGTACTTGAAGAAGTGAATAAGACCTTGCTGAGGCAGAAGCTGGGGCTGTCCCGATACCTCAGGAGGAACACCTATCTGGAGTGGAAAGACAAGGAGATAAGCAAGCATATCTTCTGGAGGCAGCTCACAGGAGTCCTGCTACAGGGCAAAAAATGGAAtcaagaggaggaaaagctcATGTGAAGAGAAAGATCACTTCCGTCTTGTCTCCCATCCTGGCCTTGGCTGATGATGGCTGGCGCTTAGAAGCTGGCTCTTCTGTGGCTGTTcagagctggaggaggtggATGGAGGCACTGTAAAAGCACTACAGAAACACCCATGAGCCCTTCCTCATGGGAACTTGCATGCTAAGGAGTGACAGCAGCTAGAAGAGCTGCAGATGCCTGAGCTCTGTGATTGTCTGTAGCTGTCAGTTGAAGCTGGTCCAGCAATTCTCACAGGTCTCGTAGGCTGGTGAATGGATGTAAGAATGGATGGATCTTACCATCATTTGTCTGCCTCTGAAAGAGGATTTGGGTCCAGGGGACACTCAGTGGAACTTTAGGGTCTGTCACTTTGAGTGGACCCAGGACTTCCTGGGGAGAGCAAaggaacaggaaagagaaacaagattTGGATCCTGAAAATACTGGGCAAACCTTCCTAGGAAGCATGATTCAGGGGAAAATCCCTACAGAGGGAAATGGGCTGCCCTACAGCCACAGACCATCTGGCAACCACTCGGTAAAGCTGAGCAGTTATGTCATCAGTGTGTGTAGGGGTTGTTAGTGGTGGGAAATTTCCCCAAAATGTttgattaaattttatttgtaccAAGACCAAATATTGAAACCCCCAGATATTTCCATGACCTGCAACTCTTATTTATGTCCAGATTTATGTAGCATTTGGGGGagtggtttgggatttttgtgtGGGATCTGAAGGTTAGTGCGACcagaagaagctgcagaaatgcttaAAATCTTTTAAGTCAAGATATTTCTTTGccacagctgcttctcctggtCCAATGTTTCTTTAGAGCCAGACAATTCTAGAATAAGCTTTTCCACCGTATGTACCAGCCTTAAATCACTGGTGTAAGGTGCCAGAGAAGTCTCCAGCCCATGGGATGAAATGGGCCTTAGATATGGTCAGACCTAGCCACAAGCCCATCTTCCTTCCCTCACCACCCTATGGCATCCTCTGGTCCCGTTGGGCGTCTGAAGGGTTCGGCTGCTGCAGTAACGGGTCGGAGGCTGGAAGGgagagttttgcttttgtttcactgaGAACGTGCCTGGCATTtcccagggagaagagaaagaggtgaAAAGCCTGGGTTAGCTATACTAAATGTATCCCGGCACTACCCTGAATAAAGGGAGGGGAACTCTAAATGCCATTCAGTCATATTGCTGAGAACTCTATTGATGTGTTGAATATTGAATGCTGCTGGAGTATTGGTCTCTATTTACAGAAGGCTTTGGTTGGGATTAATCACTGAATTAGTCTAGTTTTAAACTTGCAAATCCTTCTATAATCAATGACGTTCTACAGAGGTAAAACAGAAGCAATTGAGTGGTGAATCAGATCTGATATTTATTCGGAAGGGCCTGATCCATCTCACTTTTCTCAGCACCAGCCAGCGACATTGCCATGGAAGCCAGTG harbors:
- the TLR4 gene encoding toll-like receptor 4, giving the protein MPGLLKMPRRAALLPWTFGELLRLALILSQLAVCLLSPCLEVIPSKAFRCMGLNISGVPPEVPNTTQELDLSFNNLKSLSSNYFSSVPELRLLDLSRCHIHTIEDNSFVDLHELSTLILTANSLQYLGSATFYGLTSLKKLVLVETSISSLTDLPIGHLHTLQELNLGHNNIASLKLPKYFSNLTSLRHLSFISNKITYISKGDLDALCEANRLNLTLVLSLNNIKYIQPGSFAKIHLGELVLRSSFENFHDMHTSLHGLAGLQVNRLIVGEFRDSQKLEDFQNGLLSGLCQVQMQEFVLICFRNFENNTDTLFNCIGNVSSIRLVNVNLEEVSEVPMFPQVKHLECKKCKFKEVPAVKLSLFKELRVLRITQSKHLNSFRQKFKNLTYLEVIDLSENRLSFTSCCSPQFPGSANLRHLNLSFNSDISLTGDFTNVKNLLYLDLQHTKLDNHGTYPVFLSLQKLIYLDISYTKTHVKSDHVFHGLNSLQVLKMAGNSFENNKLSNNFKNLSHLHTLDISNCKLVQVDQSTFNALSELKELNISNNKLLTFDPVVYKPLQALTALDFSHNQLSVLLDSGLEILPASLVYLDLSHNLFECSCSYLNFMKWIKEKEDLLQNKHLMVCHTPAYMKNLSLSSFYMSSCRPSPSTVACSVVILLAAVVFIFLIYKYYFQLYYFLVLLSGCKHSAERGTTYDAFVIHSSKDQEWVIKELVEPLEGGKPPFQLCLYYRDFLPGVPIVTNIIQEGFLSSRNVIAVISTDFLESKWCSFEFDIAQSWQLVEDKAGIIMIVLEEVNKTLLRQKLGLSRYLRRNTYLEWKDKEISKHIFWRQLTGVLLQGKKWNQEEEKLM